A single genomic interval of Lathyrus oleraceus cultivar Zhongwan6 chromosome 7, CAAS_Psat_ZW6_1.0, whole genome shotgun sequence harbors:
- the LOC127103280 gene encoding zinc finger BED domain-containing protein RICESLEEPER 2-like, with the protein MNGMMGDGKCFHMRCAAHILNLVVNEGLKDKHLSITSVRDAVRFVKSSPHRAAKFKECIEFAGITCKKLVCLDVSTRWNTTYLMLEAAEKFQAAFDKLEYEESSYREFFGKGSPPSSDDWDIVRAFISFLKLFYEATNVFSTSQSVSLHSAFHQVSAIYCELKQATMNLNGVFASVGGDMMEKYNRYWGCATKMNKLIYFGIILDPRYKLSYIEWTFKDMYGVGSVFATGLIKSIKESLQKLYDWYKQAYDQNHNRQPLGNGENNVSNDETTAGRPSLMARADAFEQHLEEQDSIDQQNELEGFYSSKCVKRDPKFDLLVWWKHNSTQYPILSTIAKDIFATPVSTVASESAFSTGGRVLETYRSSLKPEMAEALICTQNWLKPSFTYFKDLNLMEDFELSEDIIAEFEEISSTARRGSLPSQPQPSGCA; encoded by the exons ATGAATGGGATGATGGGGGATGGAAAATGTTTTCATATGAGGTGCGCTGCTCACATATTGAATTTGGTGGTAAATGAGGGTTTGAAAGATAAGCATTTGTCTATTACTAGTGTTAGGGATGCTGTTAGATTTGTCAAGTCCTCACCTCATAGGGCAGCCAAGTTTAAAGAGTGCATTGAATTTGCTGGAATAACTTGTAAAAAACTAGTATGTCTCGATGTTTCAACTCGTTGGAACACGACATATTTGatgcttgaggctgcagagaaATTTCAAGCTGCTTTTGATAAGCTTGAGTATGAAGAGTCGAGCTATAGGGAGTTCTTTGGAAAAGGTAGTCCTCCTAGTAGTGATGATTGGGACATTGTTAGAGCTTTCATCTCTTTTTTAAAGTTATTCTATGAAGCAACTAATGTTTTTTCCACCTCTCAAAGTGTGAGTTTGCATAGTGCTTTTCACCAAGTGTCTGCGATCTATTGTGAGCTGAAGCAAGCTACTATGAACTTGAATGGTGTTTTTGCAAGTGTGGGTGGGGACATGATGGAAAAGTATAATAGATATTGGGGGTGTGCTACTAAGATGAACAAGTTGAtttattttggaatcattttggatCCAAGATACAAGTTGAGTTATATTGAGTGGACTTTTAAGGATATGTATGGAGTCGGATCTGTGTTTGCTACCGGGTTGATCAAATCTATAAAAGAGAGCTTACAAAAATTGTATGATTGGTATAAGCAAGCTTATGACCAAAATCATAATAGACAACCTCTTGGTAATGGTGAAAACAATGTTTCCAATGATGAAACAACAGCTGGTCGTCCTTCACTAATGGCTAGAGCCGATGCTTTTGAGCAACATTTAGAGGAACAAGACTCGATTGATCAACAAAATGAGCTTGAGGGTTTTTACTCTAGTAAGTGTGTCAAAAGGGATCCTAAATTTGACCTTCTTGTGTGGTGGAAACACAATTCAACACAATATCCTATTTTATCTACAATAGCTAAAGATATTTTTGCCACACCAGTGTCTACGGTTGCATCAGAAAGTGCCTTTAGTACGGGAGGGAGAGTCTTAGAAACTTATAGGAGCTCCCTAAAACCTGAAATGGCAGAGGCATTAATTTGCACCCAGAATTGGTTAAAGCCGTCTTTTACCTATTTCAAAGACTTGAACCTCATGGAAGATTTTGAGCTTTCTGAAGATATTATAGCAG AATTTGAAGAAATTTCTTCTACAGCAAGAAGAGGATCTTTACCGTCTCAGCCACAACCTTCTGGTTGTGCTTGA
- the LOC127107312 gene encoding ureidoglycolate hydrolase, with protein MLAVEKHVLESGSIDTVGTVGILELHPGAINSIPSKSHIEIDTRDIDEERRNQVIDKIHETAIRITKTRGVKLSEFHVINQDPPAPSDEAVINAMETATKELNLTSKLMISRAYHDSLFMARVSPMGMIFIPCYKGYSHKPEEFSSIEDMSNGVKVLAFTLAKLSLQSTV; from the exons ATGTTGGCTGTTGAGAAACATGTCTTGGAATCTGGATCTATTGATACTGTTGGCACTGTTG GTATCCTTGAACTGCATCCTGGAGCAATCAATAGTATCCCTAGCAAATCGCACATAGAAATTG ATACTAGGGACATCGATGAGGAAAGAAGAAACCAAGTTATTGACAAAATCCATGAAACAGCAATTAGAATAACCAAAACACGAGGTGTCAAGCTCTCCGAGTTTCATGTCATCAATCAGGATCCACCGGCTCCATCTGATGAAGCAGTCATCAATGCAATGGAAACTGCAACAAAAGAGCTAAACTTGACGAGCAAGTTAATGATTAGTCGAGCCTATCACGACTCTTTGTTCATGGCCAG GGTGTCTCCAATGGGCATGATCTTCATTCCATGCTACAAAG GATACAGCCATAAGCCTGAAGAATTTTCCAGTATTGAAGACATGTCAAATGGTGTAAAAGTATTGGCTTTCACCTTAGCCAAATTGTCCCTTCAGTCAACTGTTTGA
- the LOC127103279 gene encoding uncharacterized protein LOC127103279, whose product MTCLKQKTMMGQPNQTIPTEYVMNEVGSTATTEVVGAELVNTQPTKKRKASASGSRQSSACWEHFIRLPDDLVDTPTAACKHCHKKYLCDPRTHGTTNMNHHILKCAKKPRTIDPTQTILTYPSAEGSSLGHVSSKFDKQACRKALSIFVVLDEQPFSAVEGEGFKYYSKVMQPQFTLPSRRTVARDCFQLHLDEK is encoded by the exons ATGACTTGTCTAAAGCAGAAAACAA TGATGGGTCAGCCTAATCAAACTATACCTACTGAATATGTCATGAATGAAGTTGGTTCAACAGCAACAACTGAAGTTGTTGGAGCAGAATTAGTTAATACCCAACCTACAAAGAAGAGGAAAGCTAGTGCAAGTGGTTCTAGGCAATCATCTGCTTGTTGGGAGCACTTTATTAGATTACCAGATGACTTAGTTGATACACCAACTGCAGCTTGTAAACACTGCCACAAAAAATACCTATGTGACCCTAGGACTCATGGCACCACCAACATGAACCATCACATTCTAAAATGTGCAAAGAAGCCTAGAACCATTGATCCTACCCAAACTATTCTGACATACCCCTCTGCAGAAGGATCTAGTTTGGGTCATGTTAGCTCCAAATTTGACAAGCAAGCTTGTAGAAAAGCTTTGTCAATTTTTGTGGTTCTAGATGAACAACCATTTAGTGCAGTTGAGGGGGAAGGTTTTAAGTACTATTCTAAAGTAATGCAGCCCCAGTTTACTCTCCCATCTAGGCGTACAGTAGCTAGAGACTGTTTTCAGCTACACTTGGATGAGAAATAA